One window of Halopelagius longus genomic DNA carries:
- a CDS encoding geranylgeranyl reductase family protein — protein MYDFAVVGVGPAGARFARRAAESGYDVVAFEKGSVGTPLACSGHVSTDIWEYVPEGAEEKLLQNRVYGANFRVGGPDTRAYPFYKREEVSNVIDRVELDRTLADCARDAGADVREGHTVTGIEERHDGVELTVSADGETFAVEAKMVAGCDGPVSRVRRAVGLPEPGEKLHGVLAFDEDADDGDFVDVHLTVPRFFAWRIPRGEAGVEYGLAAPPGAEVNEMFDALTDAYDVETDHFCSGAIPIGPPDRVTTRRAFLVGDAAAQTKPFTGGGILYGMTAADRAVETISPDDPATLRDYESAWRDELSSEIALGHWIRRAYSLPESVQQLGLRTLSGEIAVHMDRPTSFFSRDHLAKLIGR, from the coding sequence ATGTACGACTTCGCCGTCGTCGGCGTCGGCCCCGCCGGCGCGCGTTTCGCGCGACGCGCCGCCGAGTCCGGGTACGACGTCGTCGCCTTCGAGAAAGGGTCGGTCGGCACCCCCCTCGCCTGTTCCGGGCACGTCAGCACGGACATCTGGGAGTACGTCCCCGAGGGTGCCGAGGAGAAACTTCTCCAGAACCGCGTCTACGGCGCGAACTTCCGCGTCGGCGGTCCCGACACCCGCGCGTACCCGTTCTACAAGCGCGAGGAGGTGTCGAACGTCATAGACCGGGTGGAACTCGACCGAACGCTCGCCGATTGCGCGCGCGACGCCGGCGCGGACGTCCGCGAGGGACACACCGTCACCGGTATCGAGGAACGGCACGACGGCGTGGAACTGACCGTCTCCGCGGACGGAGAGACGTTCGCCGTGGAGGCGAAGATGGTCGCAGGCTGTGACGGCCCCGTCTCCCGCGTCCGGCGCGCCGTCGGCCTGCCGGAACCGGGCGAGAAACTCCACGGCGTCCTCGCGTTCGACGAGGACGCCGACGACGGCGACTTCGTGGACGTCCACCTCACGGTGCCGCGCTTCTTCGCGTGGCGCATCCCGCGGGGCGAGGCGGGCGTCGAGTACGGGTTGGCCGCCCCGCCCGGCGCGGAGGTCAACGAGATGTTCGACGCCCTCACGGACGCCTACGACGTGGAGACGGACCACTTCTGTTCGGGCGCGATTCCCATCGGCCCGCCGGACCGCGTGACGACGCGCCGCGCGTTCCTCGTCGGCGACGCCGCCGCGCAGACGAAACCGTTCACCGGCGGCGGCATCCTCTACGGCATGACCGCCGCGGACCGCGCCGTCGAGACGATTTCGCCCGACGACCCGGCGACGCTCCGGGACTACGAGTCGGCGTGGCGCGACGAACTGTCGAGCGAAATCGCCCTCGGCCACTGGATTCGCCGGGCGTACTCGCTGCCGGAGTCGGTCCAACAACTCGGACTGCGGACGCTCTCGGGAGAGATCGCGGTCCACATGGACAGACCCACCTCCTTCTTCTCGCGGGACCACCTCGCGAAACTGATCGGTCGGTAG
- a CDS encoding WD40/YVTN/BNR-like repeat-containing protein, which produces MTTCYAALRNALLVVRGPTADPTATTHLDGHDLEALDFREGTVCCGTFDDGLHRSEDDGETWTRASGLPDSVTSVAAGGRPDEWWAGTEPSAVYRSDDDGRTWEERPGLTDLSSASSWSFPPRPHTHHVRWIEPDPNDPDHLYVSIEAGALVRTRDGGETWEDRVPSARRDNHSLTTHPDAPGRAWAAAGDGYAETTDGGETWVHPQDGLDHRYCWSVAVDAADPSLVLLSSARSARVAHNADRAESYLYRRRGDDAWERLDERGIPTGEGVLRAVLARGEEAGTFYALHNRGLYRTADGGDSWTRLDVSWADAFERQTPRGLALDES; this is translated from the coding sequence ATGACGACCTGTTACGCCGCCCTCCGAAACGCCCTCCTCGTCGTCCGGGGTCCGACGGCGGACCCGACGGCGACGACGCACCTCGACGGACACGATTTGGAAGCTCTCGACTTCCGCGAGGGGACGGTCTGTTGCGGCACGTTCGACGACGGACTGCACCGGAGCGAAGACGACGGGGAGACGTGGACGCGCGCCTCGGGCCTCCCCGACTCGGTGACGAGTGTCGCCGCCGGCGGGCGTCCGGACGAGTGGTGGGCGGGCACGGAACCGAGCGCCGTCTACCGGTCCGACGACGACGGGCGGACGTGGGAGGAACGCCCCGGACTCACCGACCTCTCCTCTGCGTCGTCGTGGTCGTTCCCGCCGCGGCCCCACACCCACCACGTCCGGTGGATAGAACCCGACCCGAACGACCCCGACCACCTGTACGTCAGCATCGAAGCCGGCGCTCTCGTCCGGACGCGCGACGGGGGCGAGACGTGGGAGGACCGGGTTCCGTCGGCCCGCCGGGACAACCACTCGCTGACGACGCACCCCGACGCGCCGGGGCGGGCGTGGGCCGCCGCGGGCGACGGGTACGCGGAGACGACGGACGGCGGCGAGACGTGGGTCCACCCGCAGGACGGACTCGACCACCGCTACTGTTGGAGCGTCGCGGTTGATGCGGCCGACCCCTCGCTCGTCCTCCTCTCGTCGGCCCGGAGCGCCCGGGTGGCACACAACGCCGACAGGGCGGAGTCGTACCTCTATCGCCGCCGCGGCGACGACGCGTGGGAACGACTCGACGAACGGGGTATCCCGACGGGCGAGGGCGTCCTCCGCGCGGTTCTCGCCCGCGGCGAGGAGGCGGGGACGTTCTACGCGCTTCACAACCGCGGCCTCTACCGGACGGCCGACGGCGGCGACTCGTGGACGCGCCTCGACGTCTCGTGGGCCGACGCGTTCGAGCGACAGACGCCGCGCGGACTGGCCCTCGACGAGAGTTAG